The following are encoded together in the Perca flavescens isolate YP-PL-M2 chromosome 22, PFLA_1.0, whole genome shotgun sequence genome:
- the LOC114549158 gene encoding B-cell receptor CD22-like isoform X2, which translates to MEALSGSCLIIPCNFSAKQDQDFISVRTTFGVWIKSDSRFKNNRNNVIFNSSGTVTTYPMSITGDLSQKNCTTLFSSLITSYTDTYYFRIENIAFRATASCDPLQITVQDSPPSPRIEIPYDLKEKKSVTISCSASTPCPHSPPKLTWNLQQDPPNNIEENTDRTFTTKIQKTITLSDTHDGFTISCSATYPVNEGREVKTAEERKTLNVSYAPKNTSVSISPSGLVSAGSWVNLTCSSRAKPPASFSWFKNSKDGAIRVAEGDFYSFNVTDVTDGDYYCVATNDLGNQTSSEIHVTNEDPPKDVMVVISPTDPVSVGSVVNLTCSCRGNPPVVNFVWFMISDGRLELIKADTQVYGFKVTNSDRGRVYYCGCRNDLDIQLSTGCQLIFEGEQVGVEVILKILAVIMLVSTLVIFECWFRSRCSTEPVKDTGEAVYVNSAVELHPS; encoded by the exons ATGGAAGCACTGAGTGGATCTTGTCTGATAATCCCATGTAACTTTAGTGCTAAACAAGATCAGGACTTCATCAGCGTAAGAACAACCTTCGGAGTGTGGATTAAAAGTGACTCCAGATTTAAGAACAATAGAAATAATGTTATTTTCAACAGTAGTGGGACAGTTACCACCTATCCAATGAGTATTACTGGAGACCTGAGTCAGAAAAACTGCACCACCTTGTTTTCCAGTTTAATCACAAGTTACACTGACACATACTACTTCAGAATTGAGAACATTGCATTCAGGGCAACAGCTTCTTGTGATCCTCTTCAAATAACAGTTCAAG ATTCCCCCCCGAGCCCCAGAATTGAGATCCCATATGATCTGAAGGAGAAGAAGTCTGTCACTATAAGCTGCTCAGCTTCCACTCCCTGTCCACACTCCCCTCCTAAACTCACCTGGAATCTCCAACAAGACCCTCCCAACAACATAGAGGAGAACACAGATCGGACCTTCACAACTAAAATCCAGAAGACCATCACTCTGTCAGACACACATGATGGATTCACCATCAGCTGTTCTGCCACATATCCCGTGAATGAAGGaagagaagtcaagacagcagaggagagaaagacTCTCAATGTTTCAT ATGCTCCCAAGAACACCTCAGTGTCCATCAGTCCATCAGGTTTGGTGTCAGCAGGTAGCTGGGTGAACCTGACCTGCTCCAGCAGAGCCAAGCCTCCCGCCAGCTTCAGCTGGTTCAAGAACAGCAAAGATGGAGCCATCAGAGTAGCTGAAGGAGACTTTTACAGCTTCAATGTCACTGATGTCACTGATGGAGATTATTACTGTGTGGCCACAAATGATCTCGGTAATCAGACATCATCAGAGATCCATGTGACCAATGAAG ACCCTCCCAAAGATGTTATGGTGGTCATCAGTCCCACTGATCCAGTGTCAGTTGGCAGCGTGGTGAACCTGACTTGCTCCTGCAGAGGAAACCCTCCTGTCGTCAACTTTGTCTGGTTCATGATCAGTGACGGCAGACTGGAACTGATCAAAGCTGATACACAGGTTTATGGCTTTAAAGTGACCAACAGTGATCGAGGCAGAGTGTATTATTGTGGATGCAGAAATGATCTGGACATCCAACTATCAACAGGATGTCAGCTGATATTTGAAG GAGAACAGGTTGGTGTTGAAGTTATATTGAAGATCCTGGCAGTCATAATGCTTGTCAGCACATTGGTCATCTTTGAGTG ttGGTTTAGATCAAGATGCTCCACAGAACCAGTGAAG GACACAG
- the LOC114549158 gene encoding B-cell receptor CD22-like isoform X1: MLTDNMLLTLFFVSGALADCLLNPSLFITAPKQMEALSGSCLIIPCNFSAKQDQDFISVRTTFGVWIKSDSRFKNNRNNVIFNSSGTVTTYPMSITGDLSQKNCTTLFSSLITSYTDTYYFRIENIAFRATASCDPLQITVQDSPPSPRIEIPYDLKEKKSVTISCSASTPCPHSPPKLTWNLQQDPPNNIEENTDRTFTTKIQKTITLSDTHDGFTISCSATYPVNEGREVKTAEERKTLNVSYAPKNTSVSISPSGLVSAGSWVNLTCSSRAKPPASFSWFKNSKDGAIRVAEGDFYSFNVTDVTDGDYYCVATNDLGNQTSSEIHVTNEDPPKDVMVVISPTDPVSVGSVVNLTCSCRGNPPVVNFVWFMISDGRLELIKADTQVYGFKVTNSDRGRVYYCGCRNDLDIQLSTGCQLIFEGEQVGVEVILKILAVIMLVSTLVIFECWFRSRCSTEPVKDTGEAVYVNSAVELHPS; this comes from the exons ATGCTGACCGACAACATGTTACTGACCCTCTTCTTTGTTTCAG GTGCACTGGCTGATTGTCTTCTCAATCCATCCCTATTCATTACTGCACCAAAGCAGATGGAAGCACTGAGTGGATCTTGTCTGATAATCCCATGTAACTTTAGTGCTAAACAAGATCAGGACTTCATCAGCGTAAGAACAACCTTCGGAGTGTGGATTAAAAGTGACTCCAGATTTAAGAACAATAGAAATAATGTTATTTTCAACAGTAGTGGGACAGTTACCACCTATCCAATGAGTATTACTGGAGACCTGAGTCAGAAAAACTGCACCACCTTGTTTTCCAGTTTAATCACAAGTTACACTGACACATACTACTTCAGAATTGAGAACATTGCATTCAGGGCAACAGCTTCTTGTGATCCTCTTCAAATAACAGTTCAAG ATTCCCCCCCGAGCCCCAGAATTGAGATCCCATATGATCTGAAGGAGAAGAAGTCTGTCACTATAAGCTGCTCAGCTTCCACTCCCTGTCCACACTCCCCTCCTAAACTCACCTGGAATCTCCAACAAGACCCTCCCAACAACATAGAGGAGAACACAGATCGGACCTTCACAACTAAAATCCAGAAGACCATCACTCTGTCAGACACACATGATGGATTCACCATCAGCTGTTCTGCCACATATCCCGTGAATGAAGGaagagaagtcaagacagcagaggagagaaagacTCTCAATGTTTCAT ATGCTCCCAAGAACACCTCAGTGTCCATCAGTCCATCAGGTTTGGTGTCAGCAGGTAGCTGGGTGAACCTGACCTGCTCCAGCAGAGCCAAGCCTCCCGCCAGCTTCAGCTGGTTCAAGAACAGCAAAGATGGAGCCATCAGAGTAGCTGAAGGAGACTTTTACAGCTTCAATGTCACTGATGTCACTGATGGAGATTATTACTGTGTGGCCACAAATGATCTCGGTAATCAGACATCATCAGAGATCCATGTGACCAATGAAG ACCCTCCCAAAGATGTTATGGTGGTCATCAGTCCCACTGATCCAGTGTCAGTTGGCAGCGTGGTGAACCTGACTTGCTCCTGCAGAGGAAACCCTCCTGTCGTCAACTTTGTCTGGTTCATGATCAGTGACGGCAGACTGGAACTGATCAAAGCTGATACACAGGTTTATGGCTTTAAAGTGACCAACAGTGATCGAGGCAGAGTGTATTATTGTGGATGCAGAAATGATCTGGACATCCAACTATCAACAGGATGTCAGCTGATATTTGAAG GAGAACAGGTTGGTGTTGAAGTTATATTGAAGATCCTGGCAGTCATAATGCTTGTCAGCACATTGGTCATCTTTGAGTG ttGGTTTAGATCAAGATGCTCCACAGAACCAGTGAAG GACACAG
- the LOC114549158 gene encoding vascular cell adhesion protein 1-like isoform X3: MLTDNMLLTLFFVSDSPPSPRIEIPYDLKEKKSVTISCSASTPCPHSPPKLTWNLQQDPPNNIEENTDRTFTTKIQKTITLSDTHDGFTISCSATYPVNEGREVKTAEERKTLNVSYAPKNTSVSISPSGLVSAGSWVNLTCSSRAKPPASFSWFKNSKDGAIRVAEGDFYSFNVTDVTDGDYYCVATNDLGNQTSSEIHVTNEDPPKDVMVVISPTDPVSVGSVVNLTCSCRGNPPVVNFVWFMISDGRLELIKADTQVYGFKVTNSDRGRVYYCGCRNDLDIQLSTGCQLIFEGEQVGVEVILKILAVIMLVSTLVIFECWFRSRCSTEPVKDTGEAVYVNSAVELHPS; encoded by the exons ATGCTGACCGACAACATGTTACTGACCCTCTTCTTTGTTTCAG ATTCCCCCCCGAGCCCCAGAATTGAGATCCCATATGATCTGAAGGAGAAGAAGTCTGTCACTATAAGCTGCTCAGCTTCCACTCCCTGTCCACACTCCCCTCCTAAACTCACCTGGAATCTCCAACAAGACCCTCCCAACAACATAGAGGAGAACACAGATCGGACCTTCACAACTAAAATCCAGAAGACCATCACTCTGTCAGACACACATGATGGATTCACCATCAGCTGTTCTGCCACATATCCCGTGAATGAAGGaagagaagtcaagacagcagaggagagaaagacTCTCAATGTTTCAT ATGCTCCCAAGAACACCTCAGTGTCCATCAGTCCATCAGGTTTGGTGTCAGCAGGTAGCTGGGTGAACCTGACCTGCTCCAGCAGAGCCAAGCCTCCCGCCAGCTTCAGCTGGTTCAAGAACAGCAAAGATGGAGCCATCAGAGTAGCTGAAGGAGACTTTTACAGCTTCAATGTCACTGATGTCACTGATGGAGATTATTACTGTGTGGCCACAAATGATCTCGGTAATCAGACATCATCAGAGATCCATGTGACCAATGAAG ACCCTCCCAAAGATGTTATGGTGGTCATCAGTCCCACTGATCCAGTGTCAGTTGGCAGCGTGGTGAACCTGACTTGCTCCTGCAGAGGAAACCCTCCTGTCGTCAACTTTGTCTGGTTCATGATCAGTGACGGCAGACTGGAACTGATCAAAGCTGATACACAGGTTTATGGCTTTAAAGTGACCAACAGTGATCGAGGCAGAGTGTATTATTGTGGATGCAGAAATGATCTGGACATCCAACTATCAACAGGATGTCAGCTGATATTTGAAG GAGAACAGGTTGGTGTTGAAGTTATATTGAAGATCCTGGCAGTCATAATGCTTGTCAGCACATTGGTCATCTTTGAGTG ttGGTTTAGATCAAGATGCTCCACAGAACCAGTGAAG GACACAG